A window of the Gossypium hirsutum isolate 1008001.06 chromosome A03, Gossypium_hirsutum_v2.1, whole genome shotgun sequence genome harbors these coding sequences:
- the LOC107886658 gene encoding uncharacterized protein, with translation MLTLYFAGVEKERGCNSTRDTWDMAAEICLSQLPSLVEDRNAEFQLVKNSGFTSAAPPSVVLRIVVGSLLLHLRWHPSATSPSASLCYISVGIPLPLLQFSAIQFA, from the exons ATGTTAACTTTATATTTTGCAGGAGTTGAGAAGGAAAGAGGATGCAATAGCACGAG GGATACATGGGACATGGCTGCTGAAATTTGCCTTTCTCAGCTTCCATCATTGGTTGAGGATCGTAATGCAGAGTTCCAG TTGGTCAAGAATTCTGGGTTTACGTCTGCTGCACCGCCTTCGGTAGTCCTCCGCATCGTCGTCGGCAGCCTTCTGCTACATCTCCGTTGGCATCCCTCTGCTACATCTCCGTCGGCATCCCTCTGCTACATCTCCGTCGGCATCCCTCTGCCGCTTCTCCAGTTTTCTGCCATCCAATTTGCTTAG
- the LOC107887684 gene encoding uncharacterized protein yields MDQRLERIEQMQREMQEQLQEQMQEQLAKIQQDMRDHMLESQKSMMDQLTRLLAGGLEKGKSLLINAGEDNKDPTYPPGFIPPHVPLQTEAPLRRPSVTVRPQHGPVDAGIPINFPSGLGNNLGDSSVNPITPDLDLIEKERMATESSKQLEDRCRWLEEKFRVLESAGNHQGIDAKDLSLDSLMGAAARWYNQLSRAKIGSWRDLAQAFMQQYNHVTDMTPDRITLLNMEKKPSESFRQYAQRWREIAMQVQPPLLEKETTILFINTLKAPFITHMIGNTTKSFSDMVMAGEMIVNAIRGGKIEVGETTKRSVPKKKENEVNSMSSYNRDHSRSITVNQPKVSTRGQQGSTKQESSVRQNFEKLQFTPIPMSYKELYQSLFDSHVVSPYYIKPLQPPYPKWYDSNAQCDYHVGVSGHSIENYTTFKKTVERLLEMGIVKFDDTPGTKSPLPNHDDKSK; encoded by the exons ATGGACCAGAGATTAGAAAGGATAGAACAAATGCAAAGGGAGATGCAAGAACAATTACAAGAgcagatgcaagagcaactggCTAAAATAcagcaagatatgagggaccaTATGTTAGAGTCCCAGAAAAGCATGATGGATCAATTAACTCGTCTATTAGCTGGCGGATTAGAAAAGGGGAAAAGCCTTTTGATCAATGCGGGAGAAGATAATAAAGATCCTACCTACCCTCCGGGTTTTATCCCACCTCATGTGCCCCTGCAAACCGAGGCACCTCTTAGAAGGCCATCTGTCACAGTGAGGCCTCAACATGGGCCAGTGGATGCTGGAATCCCCATAAATTTCCCATCTGGGTTGGGAAATAATTTGGGTGATAGCTCGGTCAACCCTATTACTCCTGATCTGGATTTAATAGAGAAGGAAAGAATGGCCACTGAATCCTCGAAACAATTGGAAGATCGTTGCAGGTGGTTAgaggagaagtttagggttttagaaagCGCTGGCAATCATCAGGGGATcgatgccaaagacttaagtttg gaCAGCCTAATGGGAGCagcggctaggtggtacaatcagttgagccgtgcaAAGATcggttcatggagagatcttgcaCAGGCTTTCATGCAACAGTAtaaccatgtgactgatatgacgccaGATAGAATCACACTActaaacatggaaaagaagccgagTGAGAGTTTCAGGCAGTATGCACAACGGTGGAGGGAAATAGCGATGCAAGTCCAGCCACCTCTTTTGGAGAAGGAAACGACCATACTCTTCATTAATACTTTGAAGGCCCCATTCATCACCCATATGATTGGGAATACTACCAAAAGTTTTTCTGATATGGTAATGGCAGGCGAGATGATTGTGAATGCCATAAGAGGTGGCAAGATTGAAGTTGGAGAAACTACCAAGAGGTCAGTTCCAAAGAAAAAGGAGAATGAAGTGAACAGTATGAGCTCATACAATAGAGATCACTCAAGGTCAATAACTGTCAATCAACCAAAGGTGTCTACGAGGGGGCAACAAGGTTCGACAAAGCAGGAATCAAGTGTAAggcaaaattttgaaaagctCCAATTTACGCCAATCCcaatgtcatataaggagttATATCAAAGTTTATTTGATTCACACGTGGTGTCCCCATATTATATAAAGCCATTGCAACccccataccccaaatggtatgattcAAACGCTCAATGTGATTATCATGTAGGAGTATCGGGGCATTCAATAGAAAACTATACTACCTTCAAGAAGACGGTTGAAAGACTCCTCgagatggggattgtgaagtttgatgaCACCCCTGGTACAAAGAGTCCGTTACCAAATCACGATGATAAGAGCAAATGA